In one window of Bemisia tabaci chromosome 6, PGI_BMITA_v3 DNA:
- the LOC109042648 gene encoding histone H4, protein MTGRGKGGKGLGKGGAKRHRKVLRDNIQGITKPAIRRLARRGGVKRISGLIYEETRGVLKVFLENVIRDAVTYTEHAKRKTVTAMDVVYALKRQGRTLYGFGG, encoded by the coding sequence ATGACTGGACGTGGTAAAGGAGGAAAAGGACTCGGAAAAGGAGGAGCCAAGCGTCACCGTAAGGTGCTCCGCGATAACATCCAGGGAATCACCAAGCCCGCCATCCGTCGTCTGGCCCGCCGAGGTGGAGTCAAGCGTATTTCTGGACTCATCTACGAAGAAACCCGTGGTGTCCTCAAGGTTTTCCTTGAGAACGTCATCCGTGATGCCGTCACCTACACCGAGCACGCCAAGAGGAAGACTGTCACAGCCATGGACGTCGTTTACGCCCTGAAACGTCAGGGCCGCACCCTCTACGGTTTCGGAGGTTAA